The Natronoarchaeum philippinense genome includes the window GAAGAAGTAACGAGAGAGAAGTGGGCGACCCGTCTCGGGTTCATCCTCGCCGCCGTCGGCAGTGCGGTGGGGCTAGGTAACATCTGGCGATTCCCCTTCCAAGTCGGACAGGAGGGAGGTGCAGCGTTTCTGGTCATGTACCTGCTGTTCGTGGCGATCATCGGCATCCCGGCGATGCTGGTCGAGTTCGTCGTCGGCCGAAGCTCCGAACGCAACCCGATCAACGCGTTCGATCGGCTGGGCCACGGCGAGTGGCGCTTTATCGGCATTCTCGGCGTCATAACCGGGTTCCTGATTCTGTCGTACTACTCGGTCGTCGCCGGTTGGGTGACCCGCTACACCTTCGCAAGCCTGACAGGTGCGTACTTCGGCGAAGCGGGCGCGTACTTCGGACAGATTTCGGCGGGCCCGGCAGCGGTCGGCTTCCACGCGCTGTTTATGGTTGTCACCGCGGTGATCGTCGCGGCCGGTATTCAGAAGGGTATCGAGATGGCGGTCAAGGTGATGGTGCCGGCACTGCTGGTACTGCTCGTCGGACTGATCGCCTACGCCTTCACGCTCGAGGGCGCCGCGCAGGGCTACGAATACTACCTCTCGCCGGACTTCGGCGTCATTGCGGCGAACTGGACGTCCATCCTTCCGGCGGCAGCGGGACAGGCGTTTTTCACCCTCTCGCTCGGGATGGGCGTGATGATCACCTACGCGTCCTACATCGACGAGGACCGCAACCTCGGCGTCGACGGGGGCTGGATCGCCTTCCTGAACACGCTGGTGTCGATCCTCGCCGGACTCGTCGTCTTCCCGGTGCTGTTCACGATCGGTACCGAGCCCGGCAGCGGCGGCCCGGGCGAGCTGTTCGCAGGCGTCGGCGGCGCCATCGCGCAGGTTCCCGGTAGCCGACTCGTCGGCTTCCTGTTCTTCGGCGTCGTCACCATCGCGGCGCTGTCGAGCGCGATCAGCATCCTCGAGGTGCTCGTCTCCTACGCCATCGACAACTACAGCATCGAGCGCCCCACGGCGACAGCCGTGATCTCGGCGATCGTGTTCGTCGTCGGCATCCCGTCGGCGATGAGCACTGACGTTCTCACGCTGTTCGACGCCACCACCGCACAGTTGCTGTTGCCACTAGGCGTGTTTCTCACCGTGATTTTCGTCGGCTGGGTGTACCAAGACTCCGCCAAGGAACTCGCAAAGGGCACCGGATCGGACGCCAGCGGGACCTTGCCGGTCCTGTGGCTCTGGTACGTCCGGATCCCGATTCTCATCGTGGTCGGGTTCGTGCTCGTTATCAACGCAACGGAGCTGTATGGCACGTTGACTGATATGCTGTTGTAGCGCCGACAAGCGGCGCTTTCGCGGTTGCGGGTTGCGGAAAACTTTTCCTTCCACTGGTAGTCACTTCGCAGTATGAACGACAGCCGGAGGGATCTGCCGTGACGATGGACGACCGCATCGAGGAGTTGCGCGACCTCCGCGAGGACGCCGAACAGGGCGGTGGAGAGGCCCGGATCGAGCGCCAGCACGAGAAGGGCAAGATGACCGCCCGCGAGCGCATCGAGTACTTCCTCGACGACGGCACGTTCAACGAGTTCGACCAGCTCCGGACACACAGCAACCACAACTTCGGGATGGAGGAAAAGCAGATCCTCACCGACGGCGTCGTGACGGGCTACGGCGAAGTCGACGGGCGCAAGGTGTTCGTGTTCGCGCACGACTTCACCGTCTTCGGCGGCTCGCTCGGGGAGGTGTTCGCCGAGAAGATCTGCAAGGTGATGGACACCGCCATGGAGGTCGGCTGTCCGATCATCGGCCTGAACGACTCGGCGGGCGCACGCATTCAGGAGGGCGTCAATAGCCTCGCCGGGTTCGCCGACATATTCCACCGCAACCAGAAAGCCAGCGGCGTCATTCCCCAGATATCTGCGATCATGGGCCCCTGCGCCGGCGGCGCGGTGTACTCGCCGTCGATCACGGACTTCGTGTTCATGGTCGAGGACACCAGCCACATGTACATCACCGGCCCCGGCGTCACCGAGACGGTCACCGGCGAGTCGGTGACACACGAGGAACTCGGCGGGGCGTCGACGCACAGCTCCAAGACCGGCGTCGCGCAGTTCGCGGTGCCCGACGACGAGACCGCGCTCGACCAGATCCGACAGCTCCTGTCGTATCTTCCCCAAAACAACGTCGAAGATCCGCCTCGCGTCGAGCCGTGGGACGACCCCGAGCGCCGGGACGAGCGACTGGAGGACATCGTCCCGTCGAGCCCGCAGAAGCCCTACGACATGGTCGACGTGATCGACTCGGTGATGGACGAGGGTTCCTTTTTCGAGGTCAACGAGAACTTCGCCAAGAACATCGTCGTCGGGTTCTCCCGACTCGACGGGCACGCCGTCGGCGTCGTCGCCAACCAGCCCCGCGTGAACGCGGGTACGCTGACGGTCGACTCCTCGATGAAGGCCTCGCGGTTCATCCGCTTTTGTGACTCGTTTAACGTCCCGATCGTCTCGTTCGTCGACGTTCCTGGGTACATGCCCGGCACCGAGCAGGAACACCGCGGGATCATCCGCCACGGCGCCAAGTTGCTGTACGCCTACTCCGAGGCGACGGTGCCGCTGCTGACGGTTATCACGCGCAAGGCCTACGGCGGCGCCTACTGCGTGATGGCGTCGAAACACC containing:
- a CDS encoding sodium-dependent transporter; this translates as MALEEVTREKWATRLGFILAAVGSAVGLGNIWRFPFQVGQEGGAAFLVMYLLFVAIIGIPAMLVEFVVGRSSERNPINAFDRLGHGEWRFIGILGVITGFLILSYYSVVAGWVTRYTFASLTGAYFGEAGAYFGQISAGPAAVGFHALFMVVTAVIVAAGIQKGIEMAVKVMVPALLVLLVGLIAYAFTLEGAAQGYEYYLSPDFGVIAANWTSILPAAAGQAFFTLSLGMGVMITYASYIDEDRNLGVDGGWIAFLNTLVSILAGLVVFPVLFTIGTEPGSGGPGELFAGVGGAIAQVPGSRLVGFLFFGVVTIAALSSAISILEVLVSYAIDNYSIERPTATAVISAIVFVVGIPSAMSTDVLTLFDATTAQLLLPLGVFLTVIFVGWVYQDSAKELAKGTGSDASGTLPVLWLWYVRIPILIVVGFVLVINATELYGTLTDMLL
- a CDS encoding acyl-CoA carboxylase subunit beta, coding for MDDRIEELRDLREDAEQGGGEARIERQHEKGKMTARERIEYFLDDGTFNEFDQLRTHSNHNFGMEEKQILTDGVVTGYGEVDGRKVFVFAHDFTVFGGSLGEVFAEKICKVMDTAMEVGCPIIGLNDSAGARIQEGVNSLAGFADIFHRNQKASGVIPQISAIMGPCAGGAVYSPSITDFVFMVEDTSHMYITGPGVTETVTGESVTHEELGGASTHSSKTGVAQFAVPDDETALDQIRQLLSYLPQNNVEDPPRVEPWDDPERRDERLEDIVPSSPQKPYDMVDVIDSVMDEGSFFEVNENFAKNIVVGFSRLDGHAVGVVANQPRVNAGTLTVDSSMKASRFIRFCDSFNVPIVSFVDVPGYMPGTEQEHRGIIRHGAKLLYAYSEATVPLLTVITRKAYGGAYCVMASKHLGADVNYAWPTAEIAVMGPQGAVNLLYGDELEAADDTEALRQELIDEYREEFANPYTAADRGYLDDVIEPTETRPRLIQDLELLRSKREDQPDKKHGNIPL